A stretch of DNA from Candidatus Polarisedimenticolia bacterium:
CGGGCGCGCGCCCTGTCGTTCGACCGGGAGGGAGACACGTGGACGGTGCGCGCCCTGGCGCGGGGCGCTGAAGCGACCCGGGCCGGGGACCGGCCGGCCGACGCCCACGGCCCGTTCGACTTTCTGGTGGCGGCCGACGGAGCGGCGGGCAGCGCGCGCCGGAAACTCTCGCCCGGTGCGCACCAGGACAACGTGGCCCAGGGGATCGGGTATTACCTGCCGCAGATCTCCGAGGAATTCATCACCCTCAAGTTCTACGCCGGCCTCGAGGGGTATCTCTGGGTGTTTCCGCGTCCCGGCCATGCGTCGGCGGGCATCTGCGCTCCGCTGGGCTCGCTCCCCGCCGCGGAGCTCAGGAGCCTGATGGATGGCTTCCTGGCATCGCGCTACCCGGCAGGGATCCTGCAGCGTTCGGAGCGCTACTCCGCCCTCATCCCGGGCGCTCCCGGACGCGGCGACGGCGCGCCCGCGTGCGGCGACGGCTGGGCGGTCGTGGGGGACGCGGGGCGGTTCGTGGACCCCCTGACGCGCGAGGGGATCTACTACGCCATGGTGTCGGGGGACCTCCTCGCGGATGCGCTCATCGAACGACGACCGGAGCGCTACGCCTCGACCTGGTCGCGACGCTTCGCTCCCGAGCTCGCCCTCGCCGCGCGGCATGCCGGGCGCTTCTTCGACGCCCGGTTCCTCGAGACCCTGGTGTTCCTCGGCGGGAGCAGCCGCGCGATGGCGCGGGTCCTTTCGGACGTGATCGCCGGCCGGCAACCCTACCGGTCGCTGAAGCGGCGCCTCCTCCTGGCGGCCCCGATCATCGGAGTGGACCTGGTGGCGCGGGCGCTCTCGCCGCGCTCCCCTAGACTCGCTCGTGGCAGTCGAAGCACCGATCGTTGAGAGGGTGGTTCTTGCCGCGCGGGTTTTTTCCGGCCGGCCCGTGGCACTCCAGGCAGGCCGGCGGATCCAGGCTGCGGAGATGATCGGCGTCGGCGGGGATCCCGGGCTTGCGATGGCCGAGGGTGTAGAGGACCAGCAGGACGGACAGCCCGCCGGCCAGGATCAGAAAAACGATCAGCCGGGCGTTGCCGGCCTGCCTGCCGGTCACGGCCTCTCGAGCCGGCGCTTCTTGACGTTGGTGGAAATCTTCTCGGTGGCGAGGACCTTCCCCTGCAGGAACGACTCCTCGGCGATCGCCACGATCGAGGCGCGGATGTCGCCGCGCATGCGACCGGTCGGGCGGAGCTCGAACTTGCGCGCCACCACGACCTTTCCCTCGATCGAGCCCTCGACGATGAGGTTCTCGGCGGTGATGTCGCCGCGCACCGAGCCCTGCGGCTCGATGACGACCGAGCCGGACGTCAGGACGTTCCCCTCGACGCGCCCGCGCAGCCTGATGTTCTCGTCCGAGACGATTTCGCCGATCAGCGTGACGTCCCTGTCGATCAGGGTCGTGTCCTCGGCGTCGTCGCCGTGTCCCGCCGTCGGCCGCTGGTCCTTGAAGCTGGGCACGGAGATCCTCCAGGTGGCCGCGATGATAACAGTCGGCAGGGGCCGGATCAAACGAGGGCGGCCACCTCGAGGTCCCCTTTCGCCAAAGCCGACAGATCCTCCCGCAGGCGGTCGAGAGCGTCCGCGGGCACGGCCACCTCGAGAACGGCCCGGAGCGGATCGTCGTAGGCGGCCGCCTCGACCCGGCCTCCGCGGCGCGCCACCAGGTGGCGCGCCTGGCCGTCGAGGGCGTGGGGCACGCTCAGCCGCACACGACGGAGCCGCACCGCCGTTCCCGACGGCGCCGAGGCCAGCGCCAGGGACGCGGCGCCGCGGTAGGCGCGCGCCAGCCCTCCCTTGCCGAGCAGTGTGCCTCCGAAATAGCGCGTGACGACGACCACGGTGTCCATGAGCCCGGCGCGTCGGATCGCCTGCCCGATCGGCGGCCCACCCCGTGCCGGCCGGCTCGCCGGCGTCGTGAGAACGCGCCAGCGGCTCCGCTCCCGTCCCCTGGAGGACGAAGGCCCAGCAGTGGTGCGTCGCGTCCGGGAGCTCCTCGCGGACCGCCTCGATCCCGGCGCGGGCCGAGGCCTCGTCGCTCGCGGGGAAGGCGGTGGCGATGAAACGCGACCCCTCCACCCGCGTCTCCACACGATGCCTCGCTGTCAGAGTGCGCGATGCGGCGGGCAGGTGGCCTCCCCCGGCGCGAGCCGGCTGAGACCGGAGTCTATCAGGAGTCTAGGACTGGGTCCCTTCGGGCCACTGGTAGAACAGGCCCTGGGAGAACACGATGTCGCAGTTGAAGTTCTGGGTCATGCCCCCCGGACGCACACCGGCGACGCCGTCTTTCCCGTTGCTCGCCACGGTGTAGTTGTCCCCGGTCGCGGTCGTGCCGGCGTCCCAGGTGTTGTCCCAGCCGTCCTTGTCCGGCGGGGCCTTGATGAAGTAGGGATCGATGTGCGGTTTGAGGACCGCCCAGCTTCCGGTGGCCATGGGGTACTTGGCCGTGTCCGTGGCGTAGGCTTCGATGGCGACTCCGATCGATCGGACATCGGACATGGTCTTTTTCTGCTTGGCCTTGTCGAGAGAGTTCAGCAGGTTCGGCAGGGCGATCGCCGAGATGATCCCGATCACCGCGACCACCACCAGCAGCTCGATGAGCGTGAACCCGCCCCGCCCGTCTCCCGGAACCCCTCGTCCGCCTTGCATGGGATCGTCCTCCGACACCAGGAAAGGAGGGCAAAGCGGATGCCAGGACCGCGCCCCCTCCCCCTCCGGGTCCTTAACCCCCTGCATAACTTAGGGAAGAAGCCGCAAAGCGCAAGCGCGCGCCGGGATTGGAGGGTGACAATGGATGGCGGGGGCCCCCCGTCCGTGCCGCTCGGTGTCAAGTCGTGACTTGCATCACGGACGGGGCCCGCTTAAACTACCCGCTCTTCGCCGGAACGTCCATCGGGCGCCGACGTAGCTCAGTGGTAGAGCAACTGATTCGTAATCAGTAGGTCGCCGGTTCAACCCCGGCCGTCGGCTCCAGTTCCCTCCACGGAGCGCTCCCTGCCGCGGCGCGGGGTCGAGATGCCTCTTCCAGACACGCCCTTCCTCGAAGCGCTGAAGCGAGGTCCTTTGGTGTTCGACGGCGCGATGGGGACGCAGCTGTACGAGCGCGGCTACTTCATCACGCGGTCGTTCGACGAGGCCAACCTGGCGCGCCCCGACCTGGTGCTCGACATCCATCGGGACTACGTGGCGGCGGGGGCGCAGATCGTCGAGGCGAACACCTTCGGCGCCAACCGCGAGCTCCTCAGCCGCTACGGCGCCCAGGATCGCCTGCGCGACATCAACAGGGCGGGCGTGCGCCTCGCCCGGCAGGCGGCGGAGGGGCGGGCGTACGTCGCCGGGTCGGTGGGCCCAACCGGGCGGATGACCGGCGGGCTCAACGACGAGAGGCGCGAGGCCCTCGCCTCGATCTTCAAGGAGCAGATCGAAGCGCTTCTCGAGGAGGGGATCGACCTCCTCGTCCTGGAGACGTTCATCAGCGCCGCCGAGATGGAGTCCGCGCTCCAGGCGGCGCGCGCGCTGTACCAGGGGCCGATCGTGGCGCAGATGTCGTTCAGCGAGGACCGGCCGGCGATCGACGGCCTCTCGCCGGCCCTCATCGCCGACTTCCTGAACGACCGCGGCGCGGACGTCCTGGGGGTCAACTGCGCCGAGGGCCCCGCCTTCGTGTTCGAGGTGGCCCGCGAGATGCTCGGGCACGGCCGCCCCGTCAGCGCCCAGCCGAACGCCGGCCGCCCCCGGCGGCTCGACGAGAGGACCATCTACATGACGACGCCCGAGTACTTCGGCGTCTACGCGCGGCGGCTCTTCCAGAGCGGCCTGGCGCTCGTCGGCGGCTGCTGCGGGACGGGCCCGGAACACATCCGCCGGGTGGTCGACGCCGCCGCCATGCTGTCGGGTGGCCGGGTGAAGATCGAGGAGGCGAAGGCGGCCGTCAGGATGCCGGAGGTGAGCCGGCAGCCGCCGGTGCCCATGGACATGAAGTCCCCTCTCGGGGCGAAGCTGGGGCGCGTCTTCCGCGAGCGCATCGACCCCGCCGGGCCGCGCCTCCCGGTCTCGGGGCCCGAGTCGTTCGTCGTCTCGGTCGAGGTCAATCCCGATCCGGGGCTCGATCCCGCCCGGGCGCTCGCGGCCGCGGCGATGCTCAAGCGGGCCGGCGCCGACGTCGTCAACACCGCCGACGGGCCGCGCGCCGTGGCCCGGATGAGCAACCTGGCGCTGGGAGTCCAGATCCAGGAGAAGGCCGGGATCGACGTCATCCTGCACGTCTGCTGCCGCGACCGGAACCTGCTCGGGCTGCACTCCGATCTCATCGGGACCTGGGTGCTCGGCATCCGCAACCTGGTCATCATCACCGGCGATCCGCCGAAGATGGGAGACTTCCCGACCGCCACCGCCGTGTTCGACCTGGACTCGGTAGGCCTCCTGCGGCTGGCCGACCTGCTCAACTACGGCATCGACCCGTCCGGCAAGCCGATGCAGGGGCGGACGTCTTTTCTTCTCGCCTGCGGCGCCGAGCCGGCCGCGCACGACTACGACCGCGAGCTGCGGCGCCTGGAGGAGAAGAAGCGCGCCGGCGCCGAGTTCGTCATGACCCAGCCGGTGTACGACCCCGAGGTCCTGCGGCGGTTCCTGGCCGACACGCGCACGCTCGGCCTGCCGATCCTCGTCGGCATCTGCCCGCTGGCCAGCGCGCGCAACGCCGAGTTCCTGCACAACGAAGTCCCCGGAATGCAGATCCCCGCGCCAATCCGCACGCGAATGGCCAGGACCTCGACGCCCGAGGCGGGACGGCGCGAGGGAGTCCTCATCGCCCGCGAGATGATCGAGGGGGTGAAAGACGACGTCGTGGGGGCCTACCTGATGCCGCAGTTCGGACGCTACCGCTCGGCCGTGGAGGCGCTGGAAGGGGTCGGCTACCGGTTCGCCCCCGAGGACGCCGTGGACGCGCGCCCCTGACGGAGTTGTCCTTCACGCCGCCCTGTTCCATAGTCCCGAAGCCGACACCGATCCTTCCGAGAACCGATGCCGCGCGACGCTGCACCATGGTCCACGGGCTGGCCGCCACCTTCCTGCCGCAGAACCCGGCATCCTCCAGGCAACCGGAGGCGACAGGCCCTCCCGCAGGAAAGGAGACCTCATGAAGCGACACGGGGCTCGGCTGGCTTCGATCACGCTGGCTCTGCTGTGCGCCGCGCCCGCGGGCGCGATCGAGTGGAAGGGATTCGCGAAAAAAATACTCGCATACCCCGTGAGCTGGCGGGGATGGACCGATGCGGCCGCCATGGTCCCGTGGGACCATTTCACGCACCTGTCCTACTTCGCGCTGGCGGCGCAGCGCGCCGGGACGCACGATCACGCCGCACGCTCCGGTGGTGCAGAACCAGCAGTTCACGCTGGACTGCGGCTCGGCCGACTGCTTCCCGGGGACCCAGACGCCGCCCGCCGACCCCGATGGCGACGGGCTGATCCTGCAGTGGAACCTGGTGAGCGGCCCGACCAATCCCGGGCTCATGTTCACCGCCGGCAACGAGAAGACCTTCACGGCGACGGTGGGTAAAGCCGGGACCTACACGTTCCGCCTGACGGCCACCGACGGCATCGCCACGAGCACGGCCACCACGGTCCTCACCGTCACGAGGAGATAGACTTGCTGCCCGGACGACGTTGATTGCTATTGCGCAGGTGTTCGATTTCATGCAGCAGCGCCATGGCCGTGCGTCCCGGCGCGGCGCGCGGGAAACAAAGCACGCTCAGCGTGTTCCGCGATGAATCGACTCCTGCCACAGGACTGGCACGCGGCTTGAAACTGTCAGCCTCCGCGGCCGCTAAGGCCACAACCATAAGGAGACTTCGATGAGCGAGAGATTCAAGGACAGGGTCGCGGTGGTCACAGGCGGGAACAGTGGCATCGGGCTCGCCACGGCGCGAGCGTTCCTCCACGAGGGGGCCAGGGTGGCGATCACGGGACGAAACGACGCCACATTGAAGACGGCCCAGGAGGAGCTCGGGGCGGACGTCCTGGTGATCAAGGCCGATGCCTTTCGCATCCCGGAGATCGCCACCGCAATGGACCGGATCAAGGAGCGATTCGGCCGGATCGACGCCCTGTTCGTCAACGCCGGCATCGGAAAGTTCGTCCCGTTCGAGGAGGTGACCGAAGCGTTCTTCGACGAGACGATGGCGACCAACCTCAAGGGGGCGTTCTTCACCGTCCAGAAGGCGGTCCCCTTGATGACGCGCGGCTCCGCGGTCGTCCTGAACGCCTCGATCAACGCGCACCTGGGGATGCCGGGCTCTACCGTCTACGGGGCATCCAAGGCGGCGGTGGTCAACCTGGCGAAGACGCTCTCGGCCGACCTGCTGCCGCGCGGCGTGCGCGTCAACGTCGTCAGCCCGGGACCGGTGACGACTCCGATCTTCGAACGCATGGGATTGCCGGAGGACCAGACCCGGCAGCTCAAGCATCAAATCAGTGAGCGGGTTCCTCTGAAGCGCTTCGGCCAGCCGGACGAGATCGCCGCCGCGGTCCTCTACCTGGCTTCCAGCGAGTCCTCGTTCGTGGTAGGGACGGAGCTGGTGGTCGACGGAGGAATGATCCAACTGTAAGCCGCGTTCAGGTCAAACGCTCGAGAGGAGACCAGGACCATGCCCAAGCTTCCGCTGACCGGGGGCTGCCTGTGCGGCAGCGTCCGCTACGAGATCGCCCAGCCGCTCGTGATGGCCGGCTACTGCCACTGCACCCGCTGCCAGCGGCGCACAGGCACTGCGGCAGCAGCCTCGGCGCGCATCGCCCCCGGATCGCTGCGGATACTCTCGGGGCAGGAGCTGATCAAGGCCTGGCGCCCGCCGGACGGCTTCGCGAAGGTTTTCTGCTCGAATTGCGGTGGCGCCGTCTGGAGCCAGAGCCAGAAGGACCCGGAGGTGATCAGCGTTCGCCTGGGGACGTTCGACGCCGATCCGGGCATCCGGCCGTCGTACCGTCAGTACGTCGCCTACGCCGCGCCCTGGGAGCCGGTTCCGGACGACGGCCTGCCGCGCTTTCCCGAAGCGCGCAAGGTCTGAGGTCGCCCTCGCGATGTCCTAGGCGGTCCGACGTTCAAGGGCGGCGTGAATCAGGCGCCGATCGTCCCGGGACCGGTCCAGCCGCTCCGCCTGGAACAGGATGAGCGCGGCGAGTCGACGCGCCTCCTCGCGACTCAGATAGATGATATGAGGGTCGTGCCCCGCCGTCGCGGCAATCTTCAGCTCAACGGAAGAGCCCGCCGGATCGCGCTCCACCTGGACTTCCCTTGCGACTTCGTCTGTCAGTCTCATGCGGTGGCCCTCCTTGTCTGACCCGATCCGGCCGGGGTATGCGTTCTGGATCGCTTCCACGGTCGACACACCGTTCACGAATCGTGCCAACGGCTCCGGCGCACCGATCAGAGAGTTTGTGCCGAGGATCTCATCGAGACAGAGGTCGGATCGCGCGGGAAAGTGTCCGAAGTCGAACAGCCGCGTCTGAAAATGGGAAGGACGGGGCGCCGGCCGGATGAGACTCAGGGACAGGCTGGGGTGCCCGCCTCCAGAGGCCCCTCCTGCCGTCCCTGATACGTTCGCGCCCCGAGGTCGTTCGGAGGAGTCTTGCCGACCGACGTCCCGGCCCAGTAGGAGGCGTCGATGCATGTGGCCGCCGCGGCCAGGGCGAACGCGCACCCGACCGCGGCGGCAAGGGTCTTACTGGATCCAGTGAGCCGCATGGCGGGCCTCCCTTGGATCCTTCTATACGACGGATGGTCCCGGGTCTAGGGCAATGCCTGGGGTTCGGCGTAAATGAAGTCATCCATCACGGCCACGTCTCGAGCGGGCGTTTTCGGAATACGATTCCCGCTGGTAATCCGTACCAGAAAGACACGCTCGCCGGCGTCAAATCCTACTCCCAGAAACGAAAGGCTCCGGCGACTCGCGGGTCCTGGCAGAACATTTCGGCTGAAGAGCAGTACGCCATTGGCGTCGAAGAATTCGATCTTCGTTCCATCGCGGCGATTGACGTCGGTGAATACCGAGCCAAACCCGGCGACGGTCGCGCCGGTGGCGCTGCCGGGCACGAAGAAGAGCGTCTCCGTCGTATTGCTGTCCAAGGCGGTGAAGAGCCGCTGCGGGCTGAAGGTACTGAACAGCAGCGGGAAGGCGGGGTGGAGATTGCCAAAGAGAATCGGCGTGTTGGTCGGGTTGGCGCTGTCGGCGCTCACCTGAAAGCCCGCGCCGGGAGTGAAGAACACGGCGCCCCGCGGGGAATTGGCATTGAAAAAGTTGGCGGGGAGATTGTTCGGGGCCGAGAAAGCGTCCGGCACGCCATCCCAGTTGATTTCCCGGCGGCCACTGGGGAAGGAGCCGGCCACGTTGGGGTTAAGGGGGCCCAGAAAGGCCCGGAAGTCATCCACCACGACCTGGATATCGGCGGGCGTCGCCCCGGATGACTCGAAGACGACCGGAGCGGCCGAACTGACGGCCGGCCACGACAGAATGAGCGTGGTCAGTGCGAACAGGGCAAGTTTCTTCATTGTGTCCTCCTTAAGAACGTTGGGGGGTAGGGCGCCTGGGCATGACTACCGAGACACAACAGGGCGGCTTCCTGACCAGTGAGGTGAAGATCGCTCATGGGCGCGCCGGGAGCCCTATCCATCGACGCGCCAGTCAGCTCGGTGGCGTCGTCGACTCCCCGGACGTACACCCATGAGCGATGGGTCGCGGACGGAACCACGAACCGGTCGTCTCCGTCCGGCAGGTCGGTGACTCTAAAGGCGGCCATCGTCCACCCTGTCCGCCTCCAGCGTGACGGGGACGCCTGCTCCCTCGAGCACGCTCGCGACGGCCCCAGAAGGACAGAGGATCTCGGCCCCTGCTCGGCTGAGTCGCCGGAACACTTCGACACCCGCGAGGTCGACGAAGGTGACGCCGGCCAGATCAAGCATCACCTCGTCCCAGCCTCCGAGAAGTTCGGAGCATTCCTGCTCCAGCACGGTGGCCACTTCCGCGACGACGCGCCCCTCGAGACGCAAAATCGTCCCGGAGTCCGATCCCTCGATCTGGCTGATTCGCAATACCACGGCGACCTCCTTCTCTCCTCGACAGCGACACCTCCTATCGCACGCCCCGTGCCAGGCTCTCCACACTGCTCCCGCGGGGAACGCAAGACGCTGCGTGGAATCGATTTGGGAGCCCGGACGGCCTGCGATCCTGGTGAAGCGGGGCCGGGATTGAATGTCGACCTGTTGGGAGAATGCCGAAGGGATGGCAACGCTCGAGGTGCGCGGGGCGGCGGTTTGCGAGCCGCTCCCTGAGGCGTGGCCTCGATCAGGGACGGCGGAGAATGCCGAGCTTCTTCATGCGGGCTTCGAGGGTCGTTCGCTTGAGGCCGAGGATCTTGGCGGCGCCGCGCTCACCGCTGATCCGCCAACGGGTCTCCTCGAGAACTGCGACGATGTGCTGACGCTCGACATCCTCGAGGCTCCGCAGCTTCTGCTCTGGGTTCCGGCCGGGCGGCGCCGCCGCGATGTCCCCGAGCTCGAAACGGCCCTTGGGCGAGAGGATGACCGCCCGCTCGATGACGTTTTGAAGCTCGCGCACATTCCCGGGCCAGGCGTAGGCGCTCATCCGGTCCAACACGTCCGCGCTCAGTCTCCCAACGCGCTTCCCCATCTTCGAAGCGCAGAGCATGGCGAAATGCCGGGCCAGGTGAGGAATGTCCTTCGGCCGTTCCCTCAGGGGCGGGATGAC
This window harbors:
- a CDS encoding NAD(P)/FAD-dependent oxidoreductase, which codes for MRGTGDLRVAVIGGGPGGARCAQRLAEAGCATSLFEPRSHFEKACGGGIPARGIERYPYLLDARLPGKEVHECLIVAPSGREARFPLLDPLYMFSRADLHAFMLDRAVAAGARWIRARALSFDREGDTWTVRALARGAEATRAGDRPADAHGPFDFLVAADGAAGSARRKLSPGAHQDNVAQGIGYYLPQISEEFITLKFYAGLEGYLWVFPRPGHASAGICAPLGSLPAAELRSLMDGFLASRYPAGILQRSERYSALIPGAPGRGDGAPACGDGWAVVGDAGRFVDPLTREGIYYAMVSGDLLADALIERRPERYASTWSRRFAPELALAARHAGRFFDARFLETLVFLGGSSRAMARVLSDVIAGRQPYRSLKRRLLLAAPIIGVDLVARALSPRSPRLARGSRSTDR
- a CDS encoding polymer-forming cytoskeletal protein, with product MPSFKDQRPTAGHGDDAEDTTLIDRDVTLIGEIVSDENIRLRGRVEGNVLTSGSVVIEPQGSVRGDITAENLIVEGSIEGKVVVARKFELRPTGRMRGDIRASIVAIAEESFLQGKVLATEKISTNVKKRRLERP
- a CDS encoding YigZ family protein, giving the protein MDTVVVVTRYFGGTLLGKGGLARAYRGAASLALASAPSGTAVRLRRVRLSVPHALDGQARHLVARRGGRVEAAAYDDPLRAVLEVAVPADALDRLREDLSALAKGDLEVAALV
- a CDS encoding type II secretion system protein GspG — its product is MQGGRGVPGDGRGGFTLIELLVVVAVIGIISAIALPNLLNSLDKAKQKKTMSDVRSIGVAIEAYATDTAKYPMATGSWAVLKPHIDPYFIKAPPDKDGWDNTWDAGTTATGDNYTVASNGKDGVAGVRPGGMTQNFNCDIVFSQGLFYQWPEGTQS
- a CDS encoding bifunctional homocysteine S-methyltransferase/methylenetetrahydrofolate reductase; translated protein: MPLPDTPFLEALKRGPLVFDGAMGTQLYERGYFITRSFDEANLARPDLVLDIHRDYVAAGAQIVEANTFGANRELLSRYGAQDRLRDINRAGVRLARQAAEGRAYVAGSVGPTGRMTGGLNDERREALASIFKEQIEALLEEGIDLLVLETFISAAEMESALQAARALYQGPIVAQMSFSEDRPAIDGLSPALIADFLNDRGADVLGVNCAEGPAFVFEVAREMLGHGRPVSAQPNAGRPRRLDERTIYMTTPEYFGVYARRLFQSGLALVGGCCGTGPEHIRRVVDAAAMLSGGRVKIEEAKAAVRMPEVSRQPPVPMDMKSPLGAKLGRVFRERIDPAGPRLPVSGPESFVVSVEVNPDPGLDPARALAAAAMLKRAGADVVNTADGPRAVARMSNLALGVQIQEKAGIDVILHVCCRDRNLLGLHSDLIGTWVLGIRNLVIITGDPPKMGDFPTATAVFDLDSVGLLRLADLLNYGIDPSGKPMQGRTSFLLACGAEPAAHDYDRELRRLEEKKRAGAEFVMTQPVYDPEVLRRFLADTRTLGLPILVGICPLASARNAEFLHNEVPGMQIPAPIRTRMARTSTPEAGRREGVLIAREMIEGVKDDVVGAYLMPQFGRYRSAVEALEGVGYRFAPEDAVDARP
- a CDS encoding Ig-like domain-containing protein, translating into MRPPWSRGTISRTCPTSRWRRSAPGRTITPHAPVVQNQQFTLDCGSADCFPGTQTPPADPDGDGLILQWNLVSGPTNPGLMFTAGNEKTFTATVGKAGTYTFRLTATDGIATSTATTVLTVTRR
- a CDS encoding SDR family oxidoreductase, with the translated sequence MSERFKDRVAVVTGGNSGIGLATARAFLHEGARVAITGRNDATLKTAQEELGADVLVIKADAFRIPEIATAMDRIKERFGRIDALFVNAGIGKFVPFEEVTEAFFDETMATNLKGAFFTVQKAVPLMTRGSAVVLNASINAHLGMPGSTVYGASKAAVVNLAKTLSADLLPRGVRVNVVSPGPVTTPIFERMGLPEDQTRQLKHQISERVPLKRFGQPDEIAAAVLYLASSESSFVVGTELVVDGGMIQL
- a CDS encoding GFA family protein; its protein translation is MPKLPLTGGCLCGSVRYEIAQPLVMAGYCHCTRCQRRTGTAAAASARIAPGSLRILSGQELIKAWRPPDGFAKVFCSNCGGAVWSQSQKDPEVISVRLGTFDADPGIRPSYRQYVAYAAPWEPVPDDGLPRFPEARKV
- a CDS encoding STAS domain-containing protein — its product is MVLRISQIEGSDSGTILRLEGRVVAEVATVLEQECSELLGGWDEVMLDLAGVTFVDLAGVEVFRRLSRAGAEILCPSGAVASVLEGAGVPVTLEADRVDDGRL